One window of Tenacibaculum maritimum NCIMB 2154 genomic DNA carries:
- the bioB gene encoding biotin synthase BioB codes for MSEVRHDWTKEEILAVYNKPLMELLYEAATIHRKYHDPNTVQVSTLISIKTGGCSEDCGYCPQAARYHTDIEGNDLMTVNQVKAQALRARESGSSRVCMGASWRNVKDGPEFDQVLDMVRTINKLDMEVCCTLGMVTENQAKRLAEAGLYAYNHNIDTSEEYYDDVISTRAFKDRIDTIENVRKTNVTVCSGGIIGMGESLEDRAGMLETLTRFSPHPESVPINALVAVEGTPLEEQPPINIFEMVRMVATARIVLPDSQVRLSAGRTQMSREGQAMCFFAGANSIFAGDKLLTTPNPDINEDMKMFESLGLNTQKPFFKHEQRESVEAKDSKLEALGEKPKWTRPDYKIERNEQAKQKAKELRSQA; via the coding sequence ATGAGCGAAGTAAGACATGATTGGACGAAAGAAGAAATTCTAGCAGTATATAATAAGCCTTTAATGGAGCTTTTATATGAAGCAGCCACTATACATAGAAAATATCACGATCCTAATACGGTACAAGTAAGTACACTAATATCCATAAAAACAGGAGGGTGTTCTGAAGATTGTGGGTATTGCCCACAAGCAGCTCGCTATCATACTGATATAGAAGGAAATGATTTGATGACGGTAAATCAAGTCAAAGCACAAGCTCTAAGAGCTAGAGAAAGTGGATCTTCAAGAGTTTGTATGGGAGCTTCTTGGAGAAATGTAAAAGATGGACCTGAGTTTGATCAAGTTTTAGATATGGTGAGAACCATAAATAAGTTGGATATGGAAGTTTGTTGTACGCTAGGAATGGTAACAGAAAATCAAGCGAAACGCTTGGCAGAAGCAGGTTTATATGCTTATAACCATAATATAGATACTTCTGAAGAATATTATGATGATGTTATTTCTACTCGCGCTTTTAAAGATAGAATTGATACTATTGAAAATGTTCGTAAAACGAATGTAACTGTTTGTTCGGGAGGAATTATAGGAATGGGTGAAAGTTTAGAAGATAGAGCAGGTATGCTAGAAACACTTACTCGTTTTTCTCCTCACCCAGAGTCTGTTCCAATAAATGCTTTGGTAGCAGTTGAAGGAACCCCTTTGGAAGAGCAACCTCCTATAAATATTTTTGAAATGGTTCGTATGGTTGCTACTGCTCGTATTGTATTGCCAGATTCACAAGTGCGTTTGTCAGCAGGAAGAACACAAATGAGTAGAGAAGGGCAAGCTATGTGCTTCTTTGCGGGAGCAAACTCTATTTTTGCAGGAGATAAATTATTAACAACTCCAAATCCTGATATTAATGAAGATATGAAGATGTTTGAAAGTTTAGGGTTGAATACGCAAAAACCTTTCTTTAAACACGAACAAAGAGAGTCTGTTGAAGCTAAAGATTCAAAATTAGAAGCCTTAGGAGAAAAGCCTAAATGGACCAGACCAGATTATAAGATAGAGCGTAATGAGCAAGCAAAACAAAAAGCAAAAGAACTTAGATCGCAAGCATAA
- a CDS encoding flotillin family protein translates to MLLTVLENTPFAGLVGLGIAGLFIFILLTAMIKRYKRCPSDRILVVYGKVGGGESAKCIHGGAAFIFPVIQDYEFLDLTPISIEVSLVNALSKQNIRVNVPSRFTIGVSTEPGVMQNAAERLLGLGQNEIQDLAQEIIFGQLRLVVASMDIEEINSDRDKFLANISQSVESELKKVGLKLINVNITDIVDESGYIEALGKEAAAHAINAARKSVAEKNRDGSIGEANAVQDQRTQVAAANAKAVDGENTAKIAVANSDSLRRQREAEAERVAIAAEKVQSAKALEESYAAEKEAELSRAERERSSQIADVIVPAEIDKKKVEIDAEAEAEKIRRRAKGEADAILFKAQAEAAGVYEVLTKQAAGLDQIVKAAGNDSKNAALLLIADKLPELVKTQAEAIKNIKIDKVTVWENGGGKDGKSSTSNFISGMYKSVPPLQEMFDMAGMQLPEYLKGKELPLENSKAIEVKPSDSKK, encoded by the coding sequence ATGTTATTAACAGTATTAGAAAACACCCCTTTTGCAGGATTAGTAGGATTAGGAATTGCAGGATTGTTCATTTTTATATTGCTAACAGCAATGATAAAAAGATATAAAAGATGTCCTTCCGATAGAATTTTAGTTGTATATGGTAAAGTAGGAGGAGGAGAATCAGCCAAGTGTATTCATGGAGGAGCAGCTTTTATCTTTCCAGTAATTCAAGATTATGAATTTTTAGATTTGACACCTATTTCAATAGAAGTGAGCTTAGTGAATGCTCTTTCTAAACAAAACATTAGGGTAAATGTCCCTTCCCGTTTTACTATAGGAGTCTCTACGGAGCCTGGGGTAATGCAAAATGCAGCAGAGCGTTTACTAGGACTTGGACAGAATGAAATTCAAGATTTAGCGCAAGAAATCATCTTTGGTCAGTTACGTTTAGTAGTTGCTTCAATGGATATTGAAGAGATAAATTCAGATAGAGATAAGTTTTTAGCAAACATTTCTCAAAGTGTAGAATCAGAATTGAAAAAGGTAGGACTAAAGTTAATCAACGTGAATATTACAGATATTGTTGATGAATCAGGCTATATAGAAGCATTAGGAAAGGAAGCAGCGGCACATGCAATTAATGCAGCTCGTAAATCGGTTGCAGAAAAAAATAGAGATGGTTCTATTGGAGAAGCAAATGCAGTTCAAGATCAAAGAACTCAAGTAGCAGCCGCAAATGCAAAGGCAGTAGATGGAGAAAATACAGCTAAAATAGCAGTAGCAAATTCAGATTCTTTACGTCGTCAAAGAGAAGCGGAAGCAGAAAGAGTAGCAATAGCAGCTGAAAAAGTACAGTCAGCAAAAGCATTAGAAGAATCATATGCGGCTGAAAAAGAAGCAGAGTTATCAAGGGCAGAAAGAGAGCGTTCTTCTCAAATAGCTGATGTGATTGTTCCTGCAGAAATTGATAAAAAGAAAGTAGAAATTGATGCAGAGGCAGAAGCAGAAAAAATACGAAGAAGAGCAAAAGGAGAGGCAGATGCTATTTTATTTAAAGCACAAGCTGAGGCAGCAGGAGTATATGAAGTGCTAACAAAGCAAGCAGCAGGTTTAGATCAAATAGTGAAGGCAGCAGGAAATGATTCTAAAAATGCAGCCCTATTGTTAATAGCGGATAAATTACCCGAGTTAGTTAAAACACAAGCAGAGGCAATTAAAAATATTAAAATAGATAAAGTTACCGTTTGGGAAAATGGAGGCGGTAAAGATGGAAAATCATCAACTTCTAACTTTATATCAGGAATGTATAAATCAGTACCGCCATTGCAAGAGATGTTTGATATGGCAGGAATGCAGCTTCCAGAGTATTTAAAGGGAAAAGAATTACCATTGGAAAATTCAAAAGCAATAGAAGTCAAACCTTCCGATAGTAAAAAATAA
- a CDS encoding beta-ketoacyl synthase N-terminal-like domain-containing protein → MKKRISITAIASISALGSNQSDIWENYQQKEHYLSIKKFDEFEAWVAQLAKEDLQKIEELRNSDNKYKNLDATVLYALSVARKAIVDAAWKPSDNFGINIGSSRGATFLFEKYHKEYLETNKVATLSSPTTTLGNISSWIAHDLQTAGPDISHSITCSTGLHSVLNGIAWLQAGLSDKFLVGASEAALTSFTVAQMQALKVYAKQFPLKEQEVVYPCRAFDLNKEKNTMVLGEGAAVICLEKGVQKNAIAFIEGIGYATEMLKHNISISAEAVCFQKSMKMALKETAIEEVDVIVMHAPGTIKGDLSEMKAIEKVFKNQVPFLTTNKWKLGHTFATSGILSMELAILMLKEQQVVAVPFAEKQIVPQKVRKVLVNAVGFGGNAVSVLLTK, encoded by the coding sequence TTGAAAAAACGTATTTCTATAACAGCAATAGCATCTATTTCAGCATTAGGAAGTAATCAATCTGATATTTGGGAAAATTATCAGCAAAAGGAACACTATCTTTCCATAAAAAAATTTGACGAATTTGAAGCTTGGGTAGCGCAGCTTGCAAAAGAGGATTTGCAAAAAATAGAGGAACTTAGGAACTCAGATAATAAATATAAAAATTTAGATGCTACTGTTTTATATGCTTTATCGGTTGCAAGGAAAGCAATAGTAGATGCTGCTTGGAAACCTTCTGATAATTTTGGAATCAATATAGGATCTTCAAGAGGGGCTACTTTTCTGTTTGAGAAATACCATAAAGAGTATTTAGAAACGAATAAAGTGGCTACTTTAAGTTCTCCTACAACAACATTAGGGAATATATCTTCATGGATAGCGCATGATCTACAAACAGCGGGACCAGATATTTCTCACTCAATAACTTGCTCCACAGGATTACACTCTGTGTTAAATGGAATTGCTTGGTTGCAAGCAGGATTGTCAGATAAGTTTTTAGTAGGAGCAAGTGAAGCAGCTTTAACTAGTTTTACCGTAGCACAAATGCAAGCCTTGAAAGTATATGCAAAGCAATTCCCTCTAAAGGAACAGGAGGTCGTGTACCCTTGCAGGGCTTTCGATTTAAACAAAGAAAAAAATACGATGGTTTTAGGAGAAGGGGCCGCTGTTATTTGTTTGGAAAAAGGAGTACAAAAAAATGCAATTGCGTTTATTGAGGGAATAGGGTATGCAACAGAAATGCTAAAACATAATATATCAATATCGGCAGAAGCGGTTTGTTTTCAGAAATCTATGAAAATGGCATTGAAGGAAACAGCAATAGAAGAGGTTGACGTGATTGTCATGCATGCTCCAGGAACCATAAAAGGAGATCTGTCAGAAATGAAAGCAATAGAGAAGGTATTTAAGAATCAAGTTCCTTTTTTAACAACCAATAAATGGAAGTTAGGGCATACATTTGCTACTTCCGGAATCTTAAGTATGGAGTTGGCAATATTAATGCTAAAAGAACAGCAAGTGGTAGCGGTACCCTTTGCAGAAAAACAAATTGTTCCACAGAAAGTTAGAAAGGTTTTAGTAAATGCGGTAGGTTTTGGAGGTAATGCTGTTTCTGTTTTATTGACAAAATAA
- the amaB gene encoding L-piperidine-6-carboxylate dehydrogenase, with protein sequence MADFGIKEALVKLGLKEINEGTSTGSVNFSNGELIESYSPVDGKLIGKVKATTREDYEKVMDTATEAFKFFRNMPAPQRGEIVRQFGNKLRDLKEPLGKLVSYEMGKSLQEGYGEVQEMIDICDFAVGLSRQLNGQTIPSERPGHVMREQWHPIGVVGIISAFNFPVAVWAWNTALAWICGDVCVWKASEKTPLCSIACQNIIAGILKENNLPEGISCIINGDYKVGEFMTMDTRIPLVSATGSTRMGRIVGATVAQRFGKSLLELGGNNAIIITPSADLKMVVPGAVFGAVGTCGQRCTSTRRLIIHESVYDKVRDAIVGAYDQLTIGTPLDEKNHIGPLIDKDAVNMYLSAIEKAKSEGGKVLVEGGVLEGEGFESGCYVKPAIIEAENHFEIVQHETFAPILYLMKYTGEVENAIEKQNGVAQGLSSAIMTSQMKEAEKFLSYAGSDCGIANVNIGTSGAEIGGAFGGEKETGGGRESGSDAWKVYMRRQTNTINYSDELPLAQGIKFDL encoded by the coding sequence ATGGCAGATTTTGGAATCAAAGAAGCTTTAGTAAAATTAGGCTTAAAAGAGATAAACGAGGGGACTTCTACGGGCTCTGTGAATTTTTCAAATGGAGAGCTTATTGAAAGCTATTCTCCTGTAGATGGAAAATTAATAGGTAAAGTAAAAGCAACTACAAGAGAAGATTACGAAAAGGTAATGGATACCGCTACCGAGGCATTTAAGTTTTTTAGAAATATGCCAGCTCCGCAAAGGGGAGAGATTGTCCGTCAATTTGGTAATAAGCTAAGAGATTTAAAAGAACCATTAGGAAAGTTAGTTTCTTATGAAATGGGGAAGTCTTTACAAGAAGGTTATGGAGAGGTTCAGGAAATGATTGATATCTGCGATTTTGCTGTTGGGTTGTCAAGACAATTAAATGGTCAAACAATTCCTTCGGAACGTCCTGGGCATGTTATGAGAGAACAATGGCACCCTATAGGGGTTGTTGGTATTATCTCAGCGTTTAATTTTCCAGTAGCTGTTTGGGCTTGGAATACGGCTTTGGCATGGATTTGTGGTGATGTTTGTGTTTGGAAAGCTTCTGAAAAAACACCATTATGTTCTATTGCTTGTCAAAATATTATAGCTGGAATTTTAAAAGAAAATAACTTGCCAGAAGGAATTTCTTGTATTATAAATGGTGATTATAAAGTAGGAGAGTTTATGACAATGGATACTAGAATTCCTTTAGTATCGGCAACTGGATCTACAAGAATGGGAAGAATAGTAGGAGCTACTGTTGCTCAGCGTTTTGGGAAATCATTGTTGGAGTTAGGAGGAAATAATGCTATTATAATTACTCCTTCTGCTGATTTAAAGATGGTGGTTCCTGGTGCTGTATTTGGAGCTGTTGGTACTTGTGGACAACGTTGTACTTCTACAAGAAGATTAATTATTCATGAGTCAGTATATGATAAGGTAAGAGATGCAATTGTGGGAGCTTATGACCAATTAACAATAGGTACACCACTAGATGAAAAAAACCATATAGGACCTCTAATTGATAAAGATGCAGTAAATATGTATTTATCAGCAATAGAAAAAGCAAAATCTGAAGGAGGAAAAGTATTGGTTGAAGGAGGTGTTTTAGAAGGAGAAGGTTTTGAAAGTGGTTGTTATGTTAAGCCAGCAATTATTGAAGCGGAAAACCATTTTGAAATTGTTCAACATGAAACTTTTGCTCCAATATTATATTTAATGAAATATACAGGAGAGGTAGAAAATGCTATCGAGAAACAAAATGGAGTGGCGCAAGGATTGTCTTCGGCAATAATGACTAGTCAAATGAAAGAAGCAGAAAAGTTTTTGTCATATGCAGGATCTGATTGTGGAATAGCAAACGTGAATATTGGTACTTCTGGAGCTGAAATAGGTGGCGCTTTTGGAGGAGAAAAAGAAACAGGAGGTGGTCGTGAATCAGGTTCTGATGCATGGAAAGTATATATGAGAAGGCAAACGAATACAATTAATTACTCAGATGAATTGCCGTTAGCACAGGGAATTAAATTTGATTTATAA
- a CDS encoding RNA polymerase sigma factor translates to MLSLFYPIVLNYKEQFTLSEKELIERCCKQDLRAQSELYQLFADKLFHVCLKYSKNYEDAEDTLQDSFLSIFSKIHQYKKKGSFEGWMKRVVINTALQKYRSKAMLNTVPEENIEEGTGEINFEKENISVDYLLSLIQELPDRYRLVFNLYVLDRFSHKEIAAMLKISEGTSKSNLSRARCFLKQKIEANQHIEK, encoded by the coding sequence ATGTTGTCTTTATTTTATCCTATAGTTTTAAACTATAAAGAGCAATTCACTCTTAGCGAGAAAGAATTAATAGAACGATGCTGTAAACAAGATTTGAGAGCTCAGTCAGAGTTGTATCAGCTTTTTGCAGATAAATTATTTCATGTTTGTTTAAAGTATTCAAAGAATTATGAAGATGCAGAAGATACTTTACAAGATAGTTTTTTATCGATTTTTAGTAAGATACATCAGTATAAAAAGAAAGGATCTTTTGAGGGGTGGATGAAACGAGTTGTTATAAATACAGCCTTGCAGAAATATAGAAGCAAAGCAATGTTGAATACTGTTCCTGAAGAAAATATAGAGGAAGGAACAGGTGAAATAAATTTTGAAAAAGAAAATATAAGTGTTGATTACCTGCTGTCACTTATTCAAGAATTGCCAGATAGGTATAGGTTGGTTTTTAATTTATATGTATTAGATCGTTTTTCGCATAAGGAGATTGCTGCAATGTTAAAAATTTCAGAAGGAACATCAAAGTCAAATCTTTCTAGGGCACGATGTTTTTTGAAGCAAAAAATAGAAGCTAATCAGCACATAGAAAAATAA